In a genomic window of Rhinoderma darwinii isolate aRhiDar2 chromosome 10, aRhiDar2.hap1, whole genome shotgun sequence:
- the KLHDC7A gene encoding kelch domain-containing protein 7A — MINTVWESKVWQLDMQLIGKVALSATAVFILALAYKFYKLRKLENTGPNGNHDPGCGTEKNPTKETPLQDYIDDETCNLRYRCVHNNLKNSSVTDRRNKKLADQDQFEAQEGLLTGDVTCKDQSGLKSEEAEQPGKEDLLQSHGQIRDDNACHSDECDGEETINKTQSQDCRQDPEGGEMQGKSEPANGSSGQDPEHLPQSQNQTEEKLHPVISTPKQDNLITDGGPTQTGKTRGLTEKMVVSSPESVTDDVDLHLDTGVHGPQTPLTDLLPSIEIEDMSFTAQGEPTNDDDTKDKTWEETSQSFNQNVFKDNQEKEDKKDDHKQTQGIQWNTISSVTASSSFSKQRDQDSATVVQSEPNTYRISMDEETTLDVHPDLGNCYEVLCLAKKYNHDALIAAAYKIMSDDYLQILQNPKIYGRLNVTERDLILEGRMKGRRLVVVADIDTQATNAPENKSSLSYYDSNNDQWHALSHIPSEAVSRGSSMATMFNYIFIVLGSDGFERQMKPSKRVLCYNPLTNSWKEVASLKEARPQCKLVALDGHLYAIGGECLHTVERYDPRQNRWSFIAPLPNDTFAVAHMATAYDDEIYVTGGTIRYMLLRYNRREEIWKNSFISGSKDRTTEIVVANNFLYRFDLNRSMGISVHRCNIRARIWYECATYSMPYPSPFQCVVIDNNIYCISRNFHLRFLADEVSPRFVDVDLQTVPLPKGILYPLVLLLPVKDVQ, encoded by the coding sequence ATGATTAACACGGTGTGGGAGAGCAAAGTCTGGCAGTTGGACATGCAGCTGATAGGGAAAGTAGCGCTCTCAGCAACTGCTGTCTTCATATTGGCTCTCGCTTATAAATTCTATAAGTTACGAAAACTAGAAAACACTGGTCCAAATGGCAATCATGACCCAGGCTGTGGCACAGAGAAGAACCCTACTAAGGAAACCCCTCTACAGGATTACATTGATGATGAAACTTGTAACCTGAGATACAGGTGTGTACACAACAACTTGAAGAACAGCTCGGTCACAGATCGCAGAAATAAGAAACTTGCTGACCAAGATCAATTCGAGGCTCAAGAGGGATTACTGACTGGTGATGTCACCTGCAAAGATCAAAGTGGTCTAAAGAGCGAAGAAGCAGAACAACCGGGCAAGGAAGATCTCCTGCAAAGCCATGGACAAATTAGAGATGATAATGCTTGCCATAGTGATGAGTGCGATGGAGAGGAAACCATCAACAAAACACAGAGCCAGGACTGCAGGCAGGATCCAGAAGGTGGAGAAATGCAGGGAAAGTCGGAGCCAGCAAATGGTTCCTCGGGGCAGGACCCTGAACACTTGCCACAAAGTCAGAATCAAACAGAAGAGAAACTTCACCCAGTCATCTCCACACCAAAGCAGGATAATCTCATCACAGACGGAGGCCCAACACAGACGGGGAAAACCAGGGGCCTAACAGAGAAGATGGTGGTATCCAGTCCTGAGTCAGTCACAGATGACGTTGATCTTCACCTTGATACTGGGGTTCATGGACCACAGACACCCCTTACAGATTTACTTCCATCAATTGAAATTGAGGACATGAGCTTCACCGCTCAAGGGGAACCAACAAATGATGATGACACAAAGGATAAAACGTGGGAAGAAACCAGCCAATCCTTTAACCAGAATGTATTCAAAGACAACCAAGAGAAGGAAGACAAAAAAGATGACCACAAACAAACTCAAGGAATCCAATGGAATACCATTTCTTCTGTCACTGCATCCTCATCATTCTCCAAACAGCGAGATCAGGACAGTGCTACAGTTGTACAATCAGAACCAAACACCTACCGCATCTCTATGGATGAAGAGACCACACTCGATGTTCATCCTGATTTGGGAAACTGTTATGAGGTCTTGTGTTTGGCAAAGAAATATAACCATGATGCCCTTATAGCGGCTGCCTACAAAATAATGAGCGATGATTACCTGCAAATTCTACAGAACCCAAAAATCTATGGGCGTTTAAACGTCACGGAGAGAGACTTAATTCTTGAGGGCAGGATGAAGGGAAGGCGTTTAGTGGTGGTTGCGGACATTGACACTCAAGCCACTAATGCACCTGAAAACAAGAGCAGTTTAAGTTATTACGACAGCAACAATGACCAGTGGCATGCATTATCTCACATCCCGAGCGAAGCCGTCAGTAGAGGCAGTTCAATGGCGACTATGTTCAACTACATTTTCATCGTACTTGGCTCTGACGGCTTTGAGAGGCAAATGAAACCGTCCAAACGCGTCCTCTGCTACAACCCATTGACAAACAGTTGGAAGGAAGTGGCCTCCCTCAAAGAAGCAAGACCTCAATGCAAACTTGTAGCTCTTGATGGTCACCTCTATGCAATTGGGGGGGAATGCCTTCACACCGTTGAAAGGTATGACCCGCGCCAAAACAGGTGGAGTTTCATAGCGCCGCTTCCAAATGACACCTTTGCGGTGGCCCATATGGCGACTGCGTATGATGATGAGATCTATGTGACAGGTGGAACCATTCGATACATGCTACTAAGATATAATCGTCGAGAGGAAATTTGGAAGAACAGTTTTATTAGCGGCAGCAAAGACAGGACAACAGAGATCGTAGTAGCCAACAACTTCCTCTACCGCTTTGACCTGAACCGCAGCATGGGGATAAGTGTCCACCGCTGTAACATTCGAGCCAGGATATGGTATGAATGTGCAACATATTCAATGCCCTACCCCTCGCCATTCCAGTGTGTGGTTATTGATAACAACATCTATTGCATTAGCAGGAACTTCCACCTGCGTTTTCTGGCAGATGAAGTATCTCCCAGGTTTGTGGACGTGGACTTACAAACTGTACCATTGCCAAAGGGCATTCTCTACCCGCTTGTCCTTCTTCTGCCAGTCAAGGACGTACAATGA